ACAACTACAGGTATTTCCCGCCTCTGGAGCGCCTGCCTGATCTGCCTACCCTGGTTATGGGTTCGATAAAGGACTGCAATTTCGTTTAGGGGAATGCCCTTTTCGATATAAGATTCGATCTGCTCGACGACTTTTCTTGCTTCTTCCCCTTCGTCTTTTGTTTCCTGGATGACGACGTTTCTGCCTTTGTTATTGTTGCAGTTTTTGAGGAGAATGCACTCGCTTTTCCGGTCTTCGGGATAATTCTGTGAGATCAGCTTGTGAGCGACCCTTAGGATTTTGTTCGTGGACCTGAAACTCACATCTAGAGACACTATATCCTTTTCTGAAATTCCGAATTGCTTTTTAAAATCCTCTATATTGTTTGAGTACGCTCCCCGAAAAGCGTAGATACTCTGGTTCGCATCCGCAACAACCGTGATATTTTGCTCCCGTGCGGTCAGGTGCTTAATAAGTTCGAACTGCACGTAGTTAGTGTCCTGGAACTCGTCCACAATGATGTGAGTATAGGTATCGTTAAGCTCTGCTGTGCCGCAGGTATTCAAGAACTCAAGGGCAATCCGGTTGAGATCTCCGTAATCAAGGCAATTTAGGGCTCTCTTTTTTTCTTCATATGTTACCCAGGCGTGGGTGAAATCAGCATATTTTCGGTATTCCTCATAAAGTCCAATGAAGTCCTGCCAGTTTTTCTTTTCATTTTTCAGGGCTTTTTGCTGGCTTTTATCCTTTAAATGAAACGTGTTCAAGTTGATCTTACATTCGGTATAAAACTGCTCCAATCTGCTTTCTTCAGCAAACTCAAGCAGGGATTCCTTCTTTGTTTCAAGATAAGCTTTGAACTCATCAATCGAAATGTTGAGGTCCTTTGCCTTTGCAATTGTGCTGGAATATAAAGCTGCATTTCTCGGACTGGTGCCCAGTTCCTTATAAAGCAGGATAGCTGAATCAATATCCTCAAAAATAGTAAACTGCTCCGAAACTCCACACTTTTCAGAATTATCTCTTATCAATTCGGCACAGAAAGCATGAAAAGTACTCACTTTCACATCTGTTCCCTGCCCGAGAAGCTCATGGATTTTCTTTTCCATATTTCTGGCGGCTTCCCTTGAAAAAGTAAGGGCAAGGATCTTTTCCGGTTTAACTCTCTGTACTTTGATCATGCAGGCGATTTTGCTGGTGATTGTTGTGGTCTTGCCTGTACCTGCCCCTGCAAGGATTAAGAGAGGACCCGAAGTGTGTTCAACTGCGTCTATTTGCTTGGAAGTGAGGGTTGCGAGGAGTTTTTCTAACATGGGAATACCCTAAGACAGTTCACTTTATTTTGTGTGCCAGAAAGCGAGACATATATAAAAAATAGCCTCTTTTTAGAAGAAAAATGCCTGCCTATTCAGAATTTTTAACCGTCAATCCAGTCAGATCACATTTTATTAGAGTTTTGCTTATTAGTTATTTTAATTAGTTTTTTTATTTTAGTAATAAGGTAAAATGTCCTTGCTTTCGCCCTATTCAAAATTATTTCATATGCACAAGGTATTATGGAAATTGCACCTTTGTCCCTCTCGCCAGGAGTACAATCAGGATTTACGCTGGCACCTTTTAAGAAGCATTGGATCCTTGTCTCAGTGCTAACCCCAATGCCACACTTTCTAAGTTCCATTGCATAATCTTTTACTTGTCTCTATTTATCATTACCAATTTCCCATTTACCCTTTTTAAGTTCAACGACTAAAACCTTATTAAGCTCATTGACTTCGCTTCTTTTATCGAAAGTAAAACTAGTATGTACTGATACAGAACCATTTGGTAAGACAACAAAGTCTTATTTCCTATTGGGAGCTTTAAAAGAATTAGAACCTGTAGATTAAGTGTAAAATAAGCATGTTTTGTTGAGAGAGGATTTACTCAATTTTTAAATGATTATTTATATTAAGAAACAGTCATTCTGTCACTTTTATATGGTCTGTTATTATATATATAATTTTATTCATACATTCTGGCAATCAAATTTGTTCCTCTCCAAATGACAATCAGTAACAAGCATTATTTCTAAAAAAAGTTGCCAGGGAAGTATCAGGGGTGGATGAAAAGTTTGATTGGAGAATTATACACTCTAATCTTGAAACGTTCACCTTTTCTATGCAAAAAGAAAATAATAAGAAATGTAAAACCATGGAGGTAAATGATATGTGGAGATATGGAAACGGCTGGGGGCACTGGGGCTACTGGTGTCGCTGGGGTCACTGCGGTGGCCGGGGCGGCCAGAGGCATTGGGGTCGCTGGCACTAACCTTAACATCTAGCCAGCAACTAAGTCTAAGACAGCAAATTAACCTAAAAAAAGTATAAAGCTATCTTTTCAAGACATTGAGGTAGATTCCTGGTAAACTGTCTTGAATTGATGGCTATAAATTTTGATACTTATTAATATCTTCCGGGGTCACCAGTCATTAGCCCCTGGAAATTAACGGCAATCGATTCAAAACCAAAAAGTAATAAAAAACCTCAAAAATACATTACTCGATTCATGACCATTCGATTCATGACCATTCGATTCATGACCATTCGATTCATGACCATTCGATTCATGACCATTCAATACTCTTGATTCATAAGAATTACAGTGAAATTGCTCAAAAGCCACAAGAAAAAATGGCTGCTGCAGAAAAAGTGATTATGCTCTTGCAAGCGTTGTAAGTAATCTCTTCCTATCCAGGAGCACTTCTTCAAGAGTCCTCAGGAAATCCTCATGATCCTCAAATGTAAGATATGCCTCACGATATGTCTCTTTTTCCATGTTAAAACCTCACCTGCACCTTAAGTCTTTCTCTGTATTCCTCAATTACTTCTTCCCACGCTTTCCGGAATGTTTCAGAAAATTAGTTAAGAAGTAGTTAGTAGGGTTTTGAGTCCCGAGCCCTATTCTCAGGTTCCTACCTGTATCCAACCCAAAGATTAAGAGGAAACCCTATTACTCTTAATCTATACTTCTATAATGTCTCAGAGATATATATCATAATTGATGCGAAAGATTGTTTCTGATTTGATATTTTTATATAATCAAATGGTTATGTTATATCAAAAATTTTAATGGTATTAAAATAAAACACATGAAACTATTTTTCACTTAAAAACAAATTTTTATATAAAAAATTGAAAATGATTTATCAAATTATTAGATGCTGGTGTTAGGAAATGGAGTTGGGAAATAGAGTTGGTGCATCATCAAAATAAAAGATACCCTGGAATAAAAATAAAAGACACCCCGGGGGCGCTGATCCGTCTTCGAATCAATTTGCTTGGGGGAGCATAATATTCGAAGAGACTGTATGGGGGATACAGTAAATGCAGCGTCTTCAGGCTTCTTCTACATTACTTATGCTGGGAATTCTTTATTGAGTCTTATTCAATTCTAGTATATTCACTTTAGATCTGATACATTTCTGTTCCTACTTTTCTGTTCTTTTTTCTCCTGTTTGTGCTTCTCACCATATCCTCCTCCACCCGGCGTCTCGATAACAAAAACATCTCCGTTTTTAAGCTTAATTTCTGCCTGTCCCCCAACCTCCATAACCCTGCCGTCCCTGCGGATTAGCGTGTTCTTTCCGCACTCACCGGGCATGCCGCCATTTAGCCCGAAGGGCGGGAGTTTCCTGTGGCTTGAGAGAACAGCAGCATGCATGTCCTTCAGGAACCTGATTTTTCGGATAACCCCATTTCCACCCCTGAATTTCCCCTCTCCTCCACTTTCCTGCCGGATGGAAAAATCCTCCAGAAAAACCGGGAACCTTGTTTCAAGGATTTCAGGGTCGGTAATTCTCGAGTTGGTCATGTGAGTATGGACAGCATCTGTCCCTGAAAATCCTGGGCCTGCTCCTGCTCCTCCGCAGATGGTTTCATAGTACTGGAAATCCGAATTTCCAAAGGTGAAATTATTCATGGTACCCTGAGAAGCAGCCATTGTACCAAGAGCTCCGAAAAGAGCATCAACAATGTACTGCGAAGTTTCAACATTGCCTGCAACAACTGCTGCAGGATATTCTGGCTTGAGCATGGAACCCTCAGGGATAATAATTTCAAGCGGCCTTAAACAACCTGCATTAAGAGGGATATCACTTTTTACAAGCGTCCGGAAAGTATAGAGGACAGCAGCCAGACAGACCGAGGCAGGGGCATTGAAATTATTTGAAAGCTGAGGGGAAGTACCCGTAAAATCGATCCTTGCACCCCGGTGCTTGCGGTCAATGGTGACCTTCACTTTAATGGCACTTCCGTCATCGAGCATGTAGGTGAATTCTCCGTTGGAAAGCCTGTCAATAACTCTTCTTACAGCCTCTTCAGCGTTATCCTGCACATGGTTCATGTAAGCTTCAACGGTTTCGAGGGAGAATTCTTCAACCATCCTGCGCAGTTCCTGCAGCCCTTTTTCATTTGCAGCTACCTGGGCCCGGAGGTCTGCCATATTTTGGTTCGGGTTTCTTGCAGGGTATTTCCCCGAGTTTAACCAGACCCTCAGCTTTTCTTCACAGAAATGACTCTGTTTGACTATTTTCATGCCTTCGCTGAGCACCCCTTCTTCTTCAATGGTCCTGCTGCCCGGAGGCACTGAGCCTGGGTTTATCCCTCCTACGTCGGCATGGTGACCCCGGGAAGCCAGATAAAACAGGACATCTCCGGAACTGCCAAACATCGGAGTGACAACCGTGATGTCCGGGAGATGAGTCCCTCCGTGGTACGGGGAGTTAATCAGGTAGACATCCCCTGCCTGCATTTCCTGAAACTGTGTTCGAATAAGGGATTTTACGCATTCCCCCATGGAACCCAGGTGCACGGGGATGTGAGGGGCGTTTGCTATAAGGTTTCCATACCTGTCAAAAATAGCACAGGAGAAGTCCAGCCTTTCTTTTATGTTTACCGAGTAGGCTGTGTTCTGCAGGGTATAGCCCATCTGCTCGGCAACGGACATGAACCTGTTGTTGAAAATCTCGAGCATTACAGGGTCAGCTTCTGTCCCTATGGCGGTGTGGGTCGGGAGAGGAATCTTACGATGCAGGAGAAGATGATCGCGTTTCGTTATCTCTCCTTCCCAGCCGGGTTCGATAATAATGGTCGTATTTTTCTCGATAAAAATCGCAGGTCCGCTTATGCAGGTTCCCGGTTTGAGTTCCTGTCTCTGGAAAACAGGAGTCTCATGGAATTCCCCATAGCTGTACATTTGAACCACCAAGACGGGAGAAAAGGCAGGGTTTGTTTCGGTTTTCAGTAAAGGGTCCAAAACTCTCTCAGTAATCCCTATGATTTCCACGGAAACGGCTTCAATAACCATGGCTTTACCCTCTATCACAAACCCGAAGCGTTTCTTGTGCGCTTCTTCAAAGCCGCGTCTGAGGGCGTCCTTATCTGCAAAATCCACAGCTAACTGCGTATCCGAACCCGCATAACGCATATGGGCTTTAAAGAGCACAGCAATGCAGTCTTCCTGCACTCCCTGTTCCAGCATCATCAGGCGGCTGTCATTTTCAAGCCTGGCAAAGACTGTTTTCAATTCCTCTATCAGCCCGTCGGAAAGTTCTGCTCCCACATAACTCTCTTTTATCAGCCTCTGGTCTGCAAGCCCCATCCCGTATGCTGAGAGCACCCCTGCATAAGGGTGGATGAAGATCCTTTTGACCCCGAGGCTGTCTGCAACCCTGCAGGCGTGCTGGGCACCGGCTCCTCCGAAGCAGCATAGGGTATATTCTTTTATGTTGTATCCCCGCTGGACCGAGATTTTCTTTATGGCATTTGCCATATTCTCGACTGCGACTGAAAGAAAACCTTCTGCTACCTGCTCTGGAGTCCGTACACTGCCTCCACTTACAGCCTCTTTTTCAGAAACTTCTTTTGCAATCTCTGAAAATTTCCGACGTACGATTTCGGAGTCAAGGGGCTGGTCCCCATCGGGTCCGAACATCTTCGGGAACAATTCGGGCTGCAATTTCCCAAGCATGACATTGCAGTCGGTAACCGTAAGGGGTCCACCTTTTCGGTAAGATGCCGGTCCGGGGTCTGATCCAGCAGAATCCGGGCCTACCCTGAACCTGCTTCCTTCGTAGTGAAGTATGGAACCCCCGCCTGCAGCTACGGTATGGATGCGCATCATAGGAGAACGCAGGCGAACACCTGCAATCTCGGTTTCAAGACTGCGCTCGTATTCCCCACTGTACTGAGCCACATCAGTGGAAGTCCCCCCCATATCAAAAGTGATGACCTTTTTTGCTCCTGCCATTTCCGAAGTTGCAACTGCCCCCACAATTCCACCTGCCGGTCCGGAGAGAATGCAATCTTTGCCCTGAAAAGTGTCCGCACCTATAAGCCCGCCGCTGGACTGCATAAACATGAGTCTTGGAGTGTTTTTTCCCCTGTATTTTTCTTCAGGATTTTTTTCTTCCGGACTTCCTTCCTTTTCGCTTTCTTTTTCTTCTATTTCAGCCCCTCTTTCTTCCAGAGTTTTCTGGATCATATCAATGTACCTGCGGAGTACCGGAGAAAGATAGGCATCCACAACAGTAGTTTCTCCCCTGCTCACGAGTTTTATCAAAGGGCTCGCCTGATGGGAAAGGGACACCTGTGTAAACCCTATCTCCCGTGCAAGCCTGCCTAGTTTGAGTTCATGTTCAGGATACCTGTAGGCATGCATGAGTACAATTGCAGCTGAGCGAATCCCGGCTTTGTAGGCTGCTTCAAGCTCTTTTTTAGCACTTTCGAGGTCCAGAACTACAAGTTCTTTTCCATCGGCTCTGAACCTTCCGGAAACTTCGATGACTCTTTCATACAGCTGGTCAGGAAGTTCGATCTTCTGAGCAAAAATATCCGGACGGTTCTGGTATCCTATCCTTAAAGCGTCTCCAAACCCTTTCGTTATTGCAAGAACAGTCCGTTCTCCTTTTCGTTCAAGGAGGGCATTTGTGCCAACGGTTGTGCCCATCTTTACGGCTTCGATCAGTTCCGCAGGCAAGGAAGCATCTTTTGGAAGCCCGAGGATCTGGCGGATCCCGTGCATGGCTGCATCTTTATAATGAGCAGGGTCTTCGGAAAGGAGCTTGTGTGTGATCAGTTTTCCGTCAGGGCTGCGGGCTACGAGATCAGTAAACGTGCCTCCGCGGTCTATCCAGAACTGCCAGCGGGCTTTTTGGGGTTGGGAAAACATGAGATGAATATAATTGTGTAAGTAATATTAATTCTTAATTCAACAGGAGCCTGTCTTGCATCAACCGAAGGCAACAGGAAGTCCACAAAAGTCTGAAGTTGATGTACTGACCCGGGTTGGATATGATACCGATTCAATTAAGAGTCAGGTAAAGGGTTGATTTGTGATATTTAAGTATAGAAACTTCGGGTCCTCACCGCCCGCTTACGGGCGGTCTTTCCAGTAAAAATTTGTAATAACTTATATGGCAACCCTCTTTCCCGTTTTATATTGCAAACATATCGAAACAAAAGGTCAGATTTGAACAGTAAAGTAGCTACCTGCATTAGATATTTAATATATATTTAACGGCGAATAATATTAAATAAACCTGTTTCCAAAGGAATAAACGTCAAATATTAAGGATTCTTTTTTAATTTAATAAAATAATTAATCTGACAATGTCAAGTTAAGTGAAGTTTTGGTTTGAATATCAAATCCAATGGAACGGCAGAGTCAGATGGAATTATTTCTGCTATGGTATGAACGGCTCCGGGTTCATGAAATATTCCATCGACCGTTTATATGAAGAAGCGTAAAACCCCTGAGTCTTTAGCTCAGGGGATATAAGCGTCAACTTCAACCCTGATTCCGTATGTAATATTCTGCCGCCTCTTTACTAACATTTCCGATAATAGACGCAAAATAACCATCACTCCATAACGTATTCTCACCCCAATAATACTTTTTCAGATATTCTTTTTGAGTTTTCCATAACCTGTTAGTATATTCTTGTTTCAATTTTCTGACAATTGACAAAACGCTAACTTTCGGCTCACTCTTGATCAAGAAATGAATATGGTCTTTGTCAGTTTCCATTTCAAGGATTTCAAAGTTAGACTCTTTTGAAATGTCAATCATAATCTGTTTGAGTTCTTCGCTAATTGGTTCAAGTATGACTTTTTGGTATTTGCAAACAAAAGCTGAGTGGTAGTTCACCTTATATCTTTCACAGACCCCGTTTTTTCGAAAAAAAACCTTCTTTTCACTACCGCCGGAGCTTTGCCGGATACACGAACAGGTACTGAAAAGAAAAATTTGAAAAGAATTGAAAGAAACAAAAGGTTAATCCTCCCGGACCCAGAGTCATTTTTACCGCTGTTCACATTAAAATTTCTTAAGCATATCGCGTAGCATTTAATCCTTTTTTTGCCCGAATCTTTCAAATATACTTACTGAAAAACTTTAATAATTTGGAATACTATATATAAAAATAATGTTAATGTGGAGTCCGGACAGTGGGAAAAGAAAGCAAAACGGTATAAAATGATTTTCTCAATGACAACTTTATTTTTTTGGGATTTCACCAAAAAACGTTTAGCAGGCATTAACGGCTGTAGATCTTGATTTAGTAGGCAAGGCTGCAAAAAAGGCAGTATATATGAAAGTTAGTAGTGTCGGAAGTGATTCTTTGACAGCTAAAAGAACAATATCAATAGAAAAGCCCTTAATCGCACTTGAAGACGTGGATCCCGCGGATGAAAAAAAGATCCTTGAGTTTTTGAATACCGTTGAGAACGCAGAGGAAATTGCAAAAATCGTAGAATTTCCCGACGAACCCGATATCGGGATAAAAGTTGCTGAAAAAATACTTACAAAAAAAAATAAGATCGGAAGTTTCAGTAATCTCAAAGAAGTTATGAATGTTAAGGGAGTGGGTCCAAAGAGGTTCACTGAGCTGGTATCCGCCGTTTCAGGCAAATATGAGGTCGCTGAAACGGAGAGGACTTACTTTAAGTACCTGACCGCGATAAACCCCAATTATTTCGGGAACCTGAAAGAAAGTTCATTAAAAGCTGTAAAGGTGATGGCAAATAAGACCACCTATGAAGAACTGAAATGTGTGGGTTTTAACCCCAGGTTCGAACGGATGGAAGCCGTAATACATATCAAAAAGTCTTCCGGTTACGGTGGCAATCTCTGTTCCGGCGGGACCCCCGAATATATCCGCTTCTATGTGGACTGGGACGATACGGACACATGGGAGGACCTTGGGGTGGTCAGCTTCAAGGCTTACAATATACCCGGAAACAAACCCCTGGAATATGCTGTAAGCATCCCTCTTGATGCTAAGAAGAAGTGGTGCATAAAAGAAAACATTCCGAAAGTACGGGCAATCCTGTCCTGGAACAACTCTCCTCCTGCTGAAACCCCGGATTTTGTACCGGTATGGGGGAATTCACTCGATGCATATATCCAGATAGATGCCCTCAGGTTTGTTCTCATAAAAGATGTTCTTGAACTGGAAGCGGTCAACATCCCGGAGAATATCCTGGAGCTTGTGGACCTTGAGAAAGAAATTACCTTCAAGGAACCTGAAAAGCTTGGCTTGCCAAAACTTCTCCAGCTATACAAAGACAAAGAAGTACCCGGACAGAGGTTCGGATTTTCACAGATCAAGAACCTGCTCGGTAAGGATACGCTTTCCCTCGGGCAAAAGGTTGCGGAAAAATCCGGCAAAAGTGTCATTGCCGCCAGCACCGTATCCCTGCATGACACCCTGATCGATTCAGGGTTTGAGCTCTCTGTAGTACCTGGCATAATTGAGGGACTCGTGCCGATATCCTCAGGGGACACGACATACGAGGAGCTGAAATGCATCGGCCTGAACGCGAACCTGGAAGAGCTAGCCGGTGTAATCGAACTCAAGAAGTCAAATGGCTATTCCGGAGGCCTGTGCACCGCCGGAAGTGAGGAGTATGTGGCGTTCTGGGCAGACTGGGGAGACGGAGACGGCTGGACATATGTGGGAACCTCAGTGGTGAATGTGCACGATATCAAAAATACCCCTTCGGGGAAACTGCAGTACTCCGTGTTTTTGCCCGTGAACCTCACAGGCCGCCACAAGCCCTGCAGTGAGGGAGCAAAAATTGTTAAGGTCCGTGCAATCCTTTCATGGGAAGTGGCACCACCTGCATGGGACCCGAACTATATTCCCAGATGGGGTAACCGCAGGGATACGCTTATGCATATACCTCCAGGCCCGACCGTCGAGGAAGGGGACCACACGCCTTACATCTCAATTGTCGGCAACATGGGGATCGAGGACATCGACAGCTCAACCGGGCTTGCTACCGGTACCGGAGTAATGGCTGCTTTCACCGCAAACGAAAGCCCGTTCGGCGGGGTGGTGACCATCTGCGGACATATTGCATTCCCGCCAAATACCTTCACAGGAAGCGGGACGAGCGTAATGCCCCTCAAGTACAGGGTGTTCGTACGCCGCAGCCTTCCGGGCGAACCCTGGCAACAGCTGACCAATTCCTTCAACGTCAAACTTGTGGACCAGGTGGGTTCCAGTTTCACCGGCCCCTATAACCACACACAGAAGCTTGATTCCGACGGATATTACACATATCTTGAAGATCTGGAAGGAAACGAAAGGCGTTTTGTGGAAGGCTTTGTACTGGCAAAGTGGATTACGAGCGCTCCCATGGATGGGTTGTGGGAGATTTGTATGGAAGCCTTCGACCCCATGACATTGATAACATATCCGGCACTGAATG
The Methanosarcina sp. WWM596 DNA segment above includes these coding regions:
- a CDS encoding hydantoinase B/oxoprolinase family protein, with the translated sequence MFSQPQKARWQFWIDRGGTFTDLVARSPDGKLITHKLLSEDPAHYKDAAMHGIRQILGLPKDASLPAELIEAVKMGTTVGTNALLERKGERTVLAITKGFGDALRIGYQNRPDIFAQKIELPDQLYERVIEVSGRFRADGKELVVLDLESAKKELEAAYKAGIRSAAIVLMHAYRYPEHELKLGRLAREIGFTQVSLSHQASPLIKLVSRGETTVVDAYLSPVLRRYIDMIQKTLEERGAEIEEKESEKEGSPEEKNPEEKYRGKNTPRLMFMQSSGGLIGADTFQGKDCILSGPAGGIVGAVATSEMAGAKKVITFDMGGTSTDVAQYSGEYERSLETEIAGVRLRSPMMRIHTVAAGGGSILHYEGSRFRVGPDSAGSDPGPASYRKGGPLTVTDCNVMLGKLQPELFPKMFGPDGDQPLDSEIVRRKFSEIAKEVSEKEAVSGGSVRTPEQVAEGFLSVAVENMANAIKKISVQRGYNIKEYTLCCFGGAGAQHACRVADSLGVKRIFIHPYAGVLSAYGMGLADQRLIKESYVGAELSDGLIEELKTVFARLENDSRLMMLEQGVQEDCIAVLFKAHMRYAGSDTQLAVDFADKDALRRGFEEAHKKRFGFVIEGKAMVIEAVSVEIIGITERVLDPLLKTETNPAFSPVLVVQMYSYGEFHETPVFQRQELKPGTCISGPAIFIEKNTTIIIEPGWEGEITKRDHLLLHRKIPLPTHTAIGTEADPVMLEIFNNRFMSVAEQMGYTLQNTAYSVNIKERLDFSCAIFDRYGNLIANAPHIPVHLGSMGECVKSLIRTQFQEMQAGDVYLINSPYHGGTHLPDITVVTPMFGSSGDVLFYLASRGHHADVGGINPGSVPPGSRTIEEEGVLSEGMKIVKQSHFCEEKLRVWLNSGKYPARNPNQNMADLRAQVAANEKGLQELRRMVEEFSLETVEAYMNHVQDNAEEAVRRVIDRLSNGEFTYMLDDGSAIKVKVTIDRKHRGARIDFTGTSPQLSNNFNAPASVCLAAVLYTFRTLVKSDIPLNAGCLRPLEIIIPEGSMLKPEYPAAVVAGNVETSQYIVDALFGALGTMAASQGTMNNFTFGNSDFQYYETICGGAGAGPGFSGTDAVHTHMTNSRITDPEILETRFPVFLEDFSIRQESGGEGKFRGGNGVIRKIRFLKDMHAAVLSSHRKLPPFGLNGGMPGECGKNTLIRRDGRVMEVGGQAEIKLKNGDVFVIETPGGGGYGEKHKQEKKEQKSRNRNVSDLK
- the tnpA gene encoding IS200/IS605 family transposase: MNYHSAFVCKYQKVILEPISEELKQIMIDISKESNFEILEMETDKDHIHFLIKSEPKVSVLSIVRKLKQEYTNRLWKTQKEYLKKYYWGENTLWSDGYFASIIGNVSKEAAEYYIRNQG